A single region of the Salvia miltiorrhiza cultivar Shanhuang (shh) chromosome 8, IMPLAD_Smil_shh, whole genome shotgun sequence genome encodes:
- the LOC130999458 gene encoding transcription factor IBH1-like has product MKSTSPQNPNPLKKKLASRFLKAMKKLSHKISSSPSPPSTAERRRRHRAVRAAAYASMASAVGPRRAWSRALLRKLRSKATATSGRKTARRNPRNIGTRFLGLNELCDVVPGGKAMDSCSLLSETGHYIKCLRAQVQIMREILDSSSSSSSSRIL; this is encoded by the coding sequence ATGAAGAGCACCTCCCCCCAAAACCCTAATCCCCTCAAGAAGAAGCTGGCCTCCCGATTTCTCAAAGCCATGAAGAAACTCAGCCACAAGATCTCATCGTCGCCATCGCCACCATCAACGGcggagaggaggaggaggcaCCGCGCGGTGAGAGCAGCCGCCTACGCCTCCATGGCCTCCGCGGTCGGGCCGCGGAGGGCGTGGAGCCGGGCCCTGCTCAGGAAGCTCCGCAGCAAGGCGACGGCGACGAGTGGGAGAAAGACGGCGAGGCGAAACCCTAGAAACATCGGTACGAGGTTTCTCGGGTTGAACGAGCTGTGCGACGTCGTACCGGGCGGGAAAGCCATGGATTCTTGCAGCTTGTTGAGTGAAACGGGTCACTACATAAAGTGCCTTAGAGCTCAGGTGCAGATCATGAGAGAGATTCtcgattcttcttcttcctcttcttcctcgAGAATATTGTAA